A single Pseudoxanthomonas sp. DNA region contains:
- a CDS encoding DUF2939 domain-containing protein — protein MKKWLVGGVLLVFLLGLATYVVAGPYLALHGIRTALAEQDTARLQKHVDFPALRVNLRAQVEDSLARRAGPDVSSNLFGAAALSIANQVLGRGVDTLVTPMGIAAILQGRATWKRALGETVGGDTYAPAVPAEPLKDAEHRYESLSRFTATVHDADGDPVVFVLTRQGMRWRLTDIRLPL, from the coding sequence ATGAAGAAGTGGCTCGTCGGCGGCGTACTGCTGGTTTTCCTGCTGGGACTGGCCACGTATGTGGTCGCTGGCCCCTATCTCGCCCTGCATGGCATCCGCACGGCGCTGGCGGAGCAGGACACCGCCAGGCTGCAGAAGCATGTGGATTTCCCGGCGCTGCGCGTCAACCTGCGGGCGCAGGTGGAGGATTCCCTCGCGCGCCGCGCCGGACCCGACGTGTCGTCCAACCTGTTCGGGGCGGCCGCGCTGTCCATCGCCAACCAGGTGCTGGGGCGCGGCGTGGACACCCTGGTCACGCCCATGGGCATCGCCGCCATCCTGCAGGGACGCGCGACGTGGAAGCGCGCCCTCGGAGAGACGGTCGGTGGCGACACCTATGCGCCGGCCGTCCCGGCCGAGCCGCTGAAGGATGCCGAGCACCGCTACGAGTCGCTATCGCGCTTCACCGCCACCGTGCACGACGCCGACGGCGATCCGGTCGTGTTCGTGCTCACCCGCCAGGGGATGCGCTGGCGACTGACCGACATCCGGCTGCCGCTCTGA
- a CDS encoding 5'-nucleotidase — protein MADNTPRLLTVAVTSRALFDLEESHALYEREGVEAYSDFQRRHEDDVLAPGIAFPVVRKLLALNTGAPADAPRVEVILLSRNSADTGLRIFNSIQHYGLGIVRATFTAGEPTWPYVKPFGTDLFLSANPDSVRRSLEHGIAAATILPAGAPQLRHEHQLRIAFDGDAVIFGDESERISREQGVEAFGKHEQERAREPLSGGPFRNFLSALHQLQQVFPADERSPIRTALVTARSAPAHERVIRTLREWGVRLDEALFLGGRHKGPFLEAFGADIFFDDSQHNIDSARHHVAAGHVPHGVANP, from the coding sequence ATGGCCGACAACACCCCCCGCCTGCTGACCGTCGCGGTCACCTCGCGCGCCCTGTTCGATCTGGAAGAAAGCCACGCGCTGTACGAGCGCGAGGGCGTCGAGGCATACAGCGATTTCCAGCGCCGTCACGAGGACGACGTGCTCGCGCCCGGCATCGCGTTTCCGGTCGTCCGCAAGCTGCTGGCGCTGAACACGGGAGCGCCGGCCGATGCGCCGCGCGTCGAAGTGATCCTGCTCTCGCGCAACTCCGCCGACACCGGGCTGCGCATCTTCAACTCCATCCAGCACTACGGGCTGGGCATCGTGCGCGCCACCTTCACCGCCGGCGAACCGACCTGGCCCTACGTCAAGCCGTTCGGCACGGACCTGTTCCTGTCGGCCAACCCGGACTCGGTGCGGCGCTCGCTCGAGCACGGCATCGCCGCGGCGACCATCCTGCCCGCCGGCGCACCGCAGCTGCGCCACGAGCACCAGCTGCGCATCGCCTTCGACGGCGACGCGGTGATCTTCGGCGACGAGAGCGAGCGGATCTCGCGCGAGCAGGGTGTCGAGGCGTTCGGAAAGCACGAACAGGAACGTGCGCGCGAACCGCTGTCCGGCGGTCCGTTCCGCAACTTCCTGTCGGCCCTGCACCAGCTGCAGCAGGTGTTCCCGGCGGACGAACGCTCGCCGATCCGTACCGCGCTGGTCACTGCGCGCTCCGCGCCGGCGCACGAGCGCGTCATCCGCACGCTGCGCGAATGGGGCGTGCGCCTGGACGAAGCGCTGTTCCTGGGCGGGCGCCACAAGGGGCCGTTCCTGGAGGCCTTCGGCGCCGACATCTTCTTCGATGACTCGCAGCACAACATCGACAGTGCCCGGCATCACGTCGCCGCCGGTCACGTTCCCCACGGCGTCGCCAATCCGTGA
- a CDS encoding NAD kinase has product MSHPRIAFLASPTPEAQEALAALQSEHGAHAPDQADVLCALGGDGFMLQTLHRHGALGKPVFGMKLGTVGFLMNHYRADGLVERIAAAEPAKLRPLEMQALTESGTSTSSLAYNEVSLLRQTRQAAHIQIDLNGETRLDELICDGVLTATPAGSTAYNFSAHGPILPLGSHTIALTPIAPFRPRRWRGAILKADTEVRFRVLDPYKRPVSATADSHEVRDVVEVTIRESRDRTVTLLFDREHNLEERILSEQFMT; this is encoded by the coding sequence ATGTCCCATCCCCGCATCGCCTTTCTCGCCAGCCCCACGCCGGAAGCGCAGGAGGCACTGGCCGCGCTGCAGTCCGAACACGGTGCGCACGCGCCCGACCAGGCCGACGTGCTGTGCGCGCTGGGTGGCGACGGCTTCATGCTGCAGACGCTGCACCGACACGGTGCGCTGGGCAAGCCGGTGTTCGGCATGAAGCTGGGCACGGTGGGTTTCCTGATGAACCATTACCGCGCTGACGGTCTGGTCGAGCGGATCGCCGCCGCGGAGCCGGCCAAGCTGCGTCCGCTGGAAATGCAGGCGCTGACCGAATCGGGCACGTCCACGTCGTCGCTGGCCTACAACGAAGTGTCGCTGCTGCGGCAGACGCGACAGGCGGCGCACATCCAGATCGACCTCAACGGCGAGACGCGGCTGGACGAACTGATCTGCGACGGCGTGCTGACCGCCACGCCCGCCGGCAGCACGGCCTACAACTTCTCCGCCCATGGACCGATCCTGCCGCTGGGCTCGCACACCATCGCGTTGACGCCGATCGCGCCGTTCCGCCCCCGCCGCTGGCGGGGCGCCATCCTCAAGGCCGATACCGAGGTGCGCTTCCGCGTGCTGGACCCGTACAAGCGCCCGGTCAGCGCCACCGCCGACTCGCACGAAGTACGCGACGTGGTGGAGGTGACCATCCGCGAATCGCGCGACCGCACGGTCACGCTGCTGTTCGACCGCGAGCACAATCTCGAAGAACGCATCCTCAGCGAGCAGTTCATGACCTGA
- a CDS encoding NAD-glutamate dehydrogenase encodes MNAARSPKKASKPSSKPEAAKAATPVSPKATPTKKVAARPEKAAKAAAEKNTSVVKAGEAFSLAPILEAIRKRVSGTAAQAEARTFAEAFYKRMEEDEYPHHSADGWAAIAADILAFARSRKPGTANVRIFNAAQKTHGWESPHTVLQIVNDDMPFLVDSVSMALAEMGVGVHVLGHPLVRFARDKSGKVTAVGEGKHESLMLLEIDRLPPDEMAQVEKRIRGVLEEVRAIVRDWSSMREKMLALADDMATRRMPVDDDGRREAQEFLRWAAADHFTFFGYREYRVEKRTGILAAVEDSGLGLLREGDTTPPRNIKTLAAHYLPQGGSVDALILTKTNRRSTVHRPGNMDYIGVLEFDAQGNPIAEQRFIGLYTSSAYNRRPWEIPLVRERHEYVMQKSGLSPSGHSGKALRHILETLPREELFQSSDEELFRTAMGILGLQERVRSRLFLRRDRYGRFYSALVYIPRERFNTDVRLRIESLLKDAMRGEYADSSVLLGESPLAQLHITIRPKAGEQVEVDTSALEGDIAHLLRNWQDDLRETLIARHGESKGLLLAGGYGRALPAGYIEVVSPEGAARDVEHLASLSGPDDLRLSLHESRRKRPGQGRLRLNLYRQEADIPLSDALPLMENMGLRVISEHPFRLETAQGARYIQEFEVEPVGGDFDVERLAPAFEDAFARVWHGDAENDGFNKLVLGAGLAWRQVALLRGYCKYLLQTGVPFSQSYVEETLNRYPLLARLLVELFEARFDPATGSESKAQIKEGQERFAAQLTSLAGGDESAQKTLAALVEARGGKREQQIEAAHQSLLKLMDRVSSLDEDRILRGFMGAIEATLRTSFYQTGKDGKPAHTISFKFDSARVPDLPKPRPYREIFVYGPRVEGVHLRFGPVARGGLRWSDRREDFRTEVLGLVKAQMVKNTVIVPVGAKGGFFVKRPPAGGDRDAVLAEGIACYKLFIQGLLDITDNIVGNRIVPPVDVVRHDQDDPYLVVAADKGTATFSDIANGLAIAHGFWMGDAFASGGSVGYDHKGMGITARGAWESVKRHFRALGRDSQTQDFTCVGIGDMSGDVFGNGMLLSEHIRLVAAFDHRHIFLDPNPDAAKSFKERDRMFKVPRSSWADYDAKLISKGGGIHPRSAKSIEITPEVRAALGIADGVKAMTPNELMSAILKAPVDLLWNGGIGTYVKAASETHADVGDRANNGLRVDGRDLRCKVVGEGGNLGLTQLGRIEAAQHGVLLNTDFIDNSAGVDTSDHEVNIKILLNGVVQAKKLSMDARNKLLADMTGEVADLVLWDNYRQNQAISLMERMSVSRLGSKQHFIQTLESQGLLDRQIEFLPSDAELAERKARGQGLTRPELSVLLSYAKLVAFQQLLESDIPEDPYLSKELQRYFPQPLQKKYASEMEKHRLKREIIATAVTNTTINRMGATFLLRMQEDTGRSPAEVAKAFTITRETLDARALWNQIDALDGKVPESVQIDALQVIWQVQRNFTRWLLTRQGPIPAIATAVERYHDGFNEIRAADGVLPDSLRPAYNASLQAWKDKGLPAALAGQIAALPYLEPSCDIIELARARKLKPVEVSKVHYRLGEALHLPWLQDQIEGLKVDGRWHAVARGVLRDELAAHQRTLANQVLSLPGGNAEAKVKAWLGRDDAGLRFTLNMLNELAAQKTLDYPTASVAVQRLGQLASQG; translated from the coding sequence ATGAACGCTGCACGCAGCCCGAAAAAAGCCTCGAAACCGTCGTCCAAACCGGAAGCCGCGAAGGCCGCCACCCCGGTGAGCCCGAAGGCAACGCCCACCAAGAAGGTGGCGGCCCGACCGGAGAAGGCGGCGAAGGCCGCAGCAGAGAAGAACACGTCGGTGGTCAAGGCAGGCGAGGCGTTCTCCCTGGCGCCCATCCTCGAAGCGATCCGCAAGCGCGTGTCCGGCACCGCCGCGCAGGCCGAGGCCCGTACCTTCGCCGAGGCGTTCTACAAGCGCATGGAAGAGGACGAATATCCGCACCACAGCGCGGACGGTTGGGCCGCGATCGCCGCCGATATCCTGGCGTTCGCGCGCAGCCGCAAGCCCGGCACCGCCAACGTGCGCATTTTCAATGCCGCGCAGAAGACGCACGGCTGGGAATCGCCGCATACCGTGCTGCAGATCGTCAACGACGACATGCCGTTCCTGGTCGATTCGGTCAGCATGGCGCTGGCGGAGATGGGCGTGGGCGTGCACGTGCTGGGCCATCCGCTGGTCCGTTTCGCCCGCGACAAGTCGGGCAAGGTCACCGCCGTGGGCGAGGGCAAGCACGAGTCGCTGATGCTGCTGGAGATCGACCGCCTGCCGCCGGACGAGATGGCGCAGGTCGAGAAGCGCATCCGCGGCGTGCTGGAGGAAGTCCGGGCCATCGTGCGCGACTGGTCCAGCATGCGCGAGAAGATGCTGGCACTGGCCGACGACATGGCCACCCGACGCATGCCGGTGGACGACGATGGCCGTCGCGAGGCGCAGGAGTTCCTGCGCTGGGCCGCCGCCGACCACTTCACCTTCTTCGGGTATCGCGAATACCGCGTCGAGAAGCGCACCGGCATCCTCGCCGCGGTCGAGGACAGCGGGCTGGGCCTGCTGCGCGAAGGCGACACCACCCCGCCGCGCAACATCAAGACGCTGGCCGCGCACTACCTGCCGCAGGGCGGCTCGGTGGATGCGCTGATCCTGACCAAGACCAACCGCCGCTCCACCGTGCACCGGCCGGGCAACATGGATTACATCGGCGTGCTGGAGTTCGACGCGCAGGGCAACCCGATCGCCGAACAGCGCTTCATCGGCCTGTACACCTCCAGCGCCTACAACCGCCGCCCGTGGGAAATTCCGCTCGTGCGCGAGCGCCACGAGTACGTCATGCAGAAGTCCGGCCTGTCGCCCAGCGGCCACAGCGGCAAGGCGCTGCGCCACATCCTGGAGACGTTGCCGCGCGAGGAACTTTTCCAGTCCAGCGACGAGGAGCTGTTCCGCACGGCGATGGGCATCCTCGGCCTGCAGGAGCGCGTGCGCAGCAGGCTGTTCCTGCGTCGCGACCGCTACGGCCGCTTCTATTCCGCGCTGGTCTACATCCCGCGCGAGCGCTTCAACACCGACGTGCGCCTGCGCATCGAATCGCTGCTGAAGGACGCCATGCGCGGCGAGTACGCCGACAGCAGCGTGCTGCTGGGCGAATCGCCGCTGGCGCAGCTGCACATCACCATCCGCCCGAAGGCCGGCGAACAGGTCGAGGTCGACACCTCCGCGCTGGAAGGCGACATCGCCCACCTGCTGCGCAACTGGCAGGACGACCTGCGCGAGACGTTGATCGCGCGCCACGGCGAGTCCAAGGGCCTGCTGCTGGCCGGCGGCTACGGCCGTGCGCTGCCGGCGGGCTACATCGAAGTGGTGTCGCCGGAAGGGGCTGCGCGCGATGTCGAGCATCTCGCCTCGCTGTCCGGCCCCGATGACCTTCGACTGAGCCTGCACGAGTCCCGCCGCAAGCGTCCGGGGCAGGGCCGGCTGCGCCTGAACCTGTATCGCCAGGAAGCCGACATCCCGCTGTCCGACGCGCTGCCGCTGATGGAGAACATGGGCCTGCGCGTGATCTCCGAGCATCCGTTCCGGCTGGAGACCGCACAGGGTGCGCGCTACATCCAGGAGTTCGAGGTCGAGCCGGTGGGCGGCGATTTCGACGTGGAGCGGCTTGCGCCCGCGTTCGAGGACGCCTTCGCCCGCGTGTGGCACGGCGATGCCGAGAACGACGGCTTCAACAAGCTGGTGCTGGGCGCGGGCCTGGCCTGGCGCCAGGTCGCGCTGCTGCGCGGGTACTGCAAGTACCTGCTGCAGACGGGTGTGCCGTTCTCGCAGAGCTATGTCGAAGAGACCCTCAACCGCTATCCGTTGCTGGCCCGCCTGCTGGTGGAACTGTTCGAAGCCCGCTTCGATCCGGCGACCGGCAGCGAGAGCAAGGCGCAGATCAAGGAAGGCCAGGAGCGCTTCGCCGCGCAGCTGACGTCGCTGGCAGGCGGCGACGAGTCGGCGCAGAAGACGCTCGCCGCGCTGGTCGAGGCCCGCGGCGGCAAGCGCGAGCAGCAGATCGAGGCCGCGCACCAGTCGCTGCTGAAACTGATGGACCGGGTGTCGAGTCTGGACGAGGACCGCATCCTGCGCGGTTTCATGGGCGCGATCGAGGCCACGCTGCGCACCAGCTTCTACCAGACCGGCAAGGACGGTAAGCCGGCGCACACCATCAGCTTCAAGTTCGATTCGGCCAGGGTGCCGGACCTCCCCAAGCCGCGTCCGTACCGCGAGATCTTCGTCTACGGTCCGCGCGTGGAAGGCGTGCACCTGCGCTTCGGCCCGGTGGCGCGCGGCGGCCTGCGCTGGTCCGACCGCCGCGAAGACTTCCGCACCGAGGTGCTGGGCCTGGTCAAGGCGCAGATGGTGAAGAACACCGTCATCGTGCCGGTCGGCGCGAAGGGCGGCTTCTTCGTCAAGCGTCCGCCGGCCGGCGGCGACCGCGATGCCGTGCTGGCCGAAGGCATTGCCTGCTACAAACTCTTCATCCAGGGCCTGCTGGACATCACCGACAACATCGTCGGCAACAGGATCGTGCCGCCGGTCGACGTGGTGCGCCACGACCAGGACGATCCGTACCTGGTCGTCGCCGCCGACAAGGGAACGGCCACGTTCTCCGACATCGCCAACGGCTTGGCCATCGCGCACGGCTTCTGGATGGGCGACGCGTTCGCCTCCGGCGGCTCGGTGGGCTACGACCACAAGGGCATGGGCATCACCGCGCGTGGTGCATGGGAGTCGGTCAAGCGCCATTTCCGCGCGCTCGGCCGCGATTCGCAGACGCAGGACTTCACCTGCGTGGGCATCGGCGACATGTCCGGCGACGTGTTCGGCAACGGCATGCTGCTGTCCGAGCACATCCGCCTGGTCGCCGCGTTCGACCACCGCCACATCTTCCTGGACCCGAATCCGGATGCGGCGAAGTCGTTCAAGGAACGCGACCGCATGTTCAAGGTGCCGCGTTCCAGCTGGGCCGACTACGACGCCAAGCTGATCTCCAAGGGTGGTGGCATCCATCCCCGCAGCGCGAAGTCCATCGAGATCACGCCTGAAGTGCGCGCCGCGTTGGGCATCGCCGACGGCGTGAAGGCGATGACGCCGAACGAGCTGATGAGCGCGATCCTGAAGGCGCCGGTCGACCTGCTGTGGAACGGCGGCATCGGCACGTACGTCAAGGCGGCCAGCGAGACGCACGCCGACGTCGGCGACCGCGCCAACAACGGCTTGCGCGTCGACGGCCGCGACCTGCGCTGCAAGGTGGTGGGCGAGGGCGGCAACCTGGGCCTGACCCAGCTCGGCCGCATCGAGGCCGCGCAGCATGGCGTGCTGCTCAACACCGACTTCATCGACAACTCCGCCGGCGTGGACACCTCCGACCACGAGGTGAACATCAAGATCCTGCTCAACGGCGTGGTGCAGGCGAAGAAGCTGTCGATGGACGCCCGCAACAAGCTGCTCGCCGACATGACCGGCGAAGTGGCCGACCTGGTGCTGTGGGACAACTACCGCCAGAACCAGGCCATCAGCCTGATGGAGCGGATGAGCGTGTCGCGCCTGGGCTCCAAGCAGCACTTCATCCAGACGCTGGAATCGCAGGGGCTGCTGGATCGCCAGATCGAGTTCCTGCCGTCGGACGCGGAGCTGGCCGAGCGCAAGGCGCGTGGCCAGGGCCTGACCCGTCCCGAGCTGTCGGTGCTGCTGTCGTACGCCAAGCTGGTCGCATTCCAGCAGCTGCTGGAATCGGACATCCCCGAGGATCCGTACCTGTCCAAGGAACTGCAGCGCTACTTCCCCCAGCCGCTGCAGAAGAAGTACGCCTCGGAGATGGAAAAGCATCGCCTGAAGCGCGAGATCATCGCCACGGCGGTGACCAACACCACCATCAACCGCATGGGTGCGACGTTCCTGCTGCGCATGCAGGAAGACACCGGCCGTTCGCCGGCGGAAGTGGCCAAGGCGTTCACCATCACCCGCGAGACGCTGGATGCGCGGGCGCTGTGGAACCAGATCGATGCGCTGGACGGCAAGGTGCCCGAGTCGGTGCAGATCGACGCGCTGCAGGTCATCTGGCAGGTGCAGCGCAACTTCACCCGCTGGCTGCTGACCCGCCAGGGCCCGATCCCGGCCATCGCCACCGCCGTGGAGCGCTACCACGACGGCTTCAACGAAATCCGCGCCGCCGACGGCGTGCTGCCCGACTCGCTGCGGCCGGCGTACAACGCCAGCCTGCAGGCGTGGAAGGACAAGGGCCTGCCTGCCGCGCTGGCCGGCCAGATCGCGGCGCTGCCGTACCTGGAGCCGTCCTGCGACATCATCGAGCTGGCCCGTGCGCGCAAGCTCAAGCCGGTCGAGGTGTCCAAGGTCCACTACCGGCTGGGCGAAGCCCTGCACCTGCCGTGGCTGCAGGACCAGATCGAAGGCCTCAAGGTGGATGGACGCTGGCATGCGGTGGCGCGTGGCGTGCTCCGCGACGAACTGGCTGCGCACCAGCGCACGTTGGCGAATCAGGTGCTGTCGCTGCCGGGCGGCAACGCCGAGGCCAAGGTCAAGGCATGGCTCGGCCGCGACGACGCCGGCCTGCGCTTCACGCTCAACATGCTCAACGAGCTGGCCGCGCAGAAGACGCTGGATTACCCCACGGCCTCGGTCGCCGTGCAGCGGCTGGGACAACTGGCGTCGCAGGGCTGA
- a CDS encoding TetR/AcrR family transcriptional regulator — translation MRAPPPPSSSELRRARVHQAVRELMAEQGFRISMDSVAVRAGCSKQTLYAHFGSKQELLRSVIAEHQDLATVPLSPVVEDPRAALLAFAIEHLRHLCDPAIVATSRLLTAEAHQFPEEARDLYQQACDTLVRRLATWLQHAMDQGRLRHDDPHYAAELLLSMIVGMDFDRQRFGVAHRAGERARRRWAEFAIDAFLKAFAPLPDDDTPTAASAGRRIRSPLSSPTSTRKRNGVSP, via the coding sequence ATGCGCGCGCCCCCACCCCCTTCGTCATCCGAGCTGCGACGCGCGCGCGTCCACCAGGCCGTGCGCGAGCTGATGGCCGAGCAGGGGTTCCGCATCAGCATGGACAGCGTCGCCGTGCGTGCGGGGTGTTCCAAGCAGACGCTCTACGCGCACTTCGGCAGCAAGCAGGAACTGCTGCGCAGCGTGATCGCCGAACACCAGGACCTGGCCACTGTGCCGCTCTCGCCGGTCGTGGAAGATCCCCGGGCCGCACTGCTGGCGTTCGCCATCGAACACCTCAGGCACCTCTGCGATCCGGCCATCGTGGCGACCAGCCGACTGCTGACGGCGGAAGCGCACCAATTTCCCGAAGAAGCACGCGATCTCTACCAGCAGGCCTGCGATACTCTGGTCCGGCGCCTCGCCACCTGGCTGCAGCATGCGATGGACCAGGGCCGGCTGAGGCATGACGATCCGCACTACGCCGCGGAGCTGCTGCTCAGCATGATCGTGGGAATGGACTTCGACCGGCAGCGTTTCGGCGTGGCCCATCGCGCAGGCGAACGTGCGCGCCGCCGCTGGGCCGAGTTCGCGATCGATGCGTTCCTGAAGGCCTTTGCGCCCCTCCCCGACGACGACACCCCGACCGCCGCGTCCGCGGGCCGCCGCATCCGCTCACCGCTTTCCTCTCCCACGTCTACAAGAAAAAGAAACGGAGTCTCCCCATGA
- a CDS encoding efflux RND transporter periplasmic adaptor subunit, which produces MTSPVRSLVLASALLAILAACSKPEPQQMPPPEVVVLNATPQDVPLQRDLVGRLSPYRSSDVRARVAGVVQKRVYQEGSDVKEGQVLFLIDPAPLQASLSAAQATLASAQATYANAKVAADRARQLAPQKFVSRSDLDNAEAAERSAAAAVQQARANVESARINLGYASVTAPISGRAGKQQVTEGALVGQGDATLLTTIDQIDSLYANFSMSSSELQTLRQAQGDGKVQLAGDGQRTVQVILPDGQAIDQTGTLDFSDTVVDPATGSVSLRATVPNPDRTLLPGTFVTLRATLGEQKGAFLIPQGAIQRDTVSAYAMVIGKDGNVARKNVTTQQAIGANWLVTDGLAAGDQVIVEGLQKVKEGAPAKGVTAEQAAAAKAAQAKAAPAPGKAE; this is translated from the coding sequence ATGACGTCGCCCGTCCGCTCCCTCGTCCTGGCCAGCGCATTGCTGGCGATCCTGGCCGCCTGCAGCAAGCCCGAACCGCAGCAGATGCCCCCGCCCGAGGTGGTGGTGCTGAACGCCACGCCGCAGGACGTGCCGCTGCAACGCGACCTGGTGGGCCGCCTGTCGCCGTATCGCAGCTCGGACGTGCGCGCGCGCGTGGCCGGCGTGGTGCAGAAGCGCGTCTACCAGGAAGGCAGCGACGTGAAGGAAGGCCAGGTGCTGTTCCTGATCGATCCGGCGCCGCTGCAGGCCTCGCTCAGCGCCGCGCAGGCGACCCTGGCCTCGGCGCAGGCGACCTATGCGAACGCGAAGGTCGCCGCCGACCGCGCCCGCCAGCTGGCGCCGCAGAAGTTCGTGTCCCGTTCCGACCTGGACAACGCCGAGGCGGCCGAGCGCAGCGCCGCCGCCGCCGTGCAGCAGGCCCGTGCCAACGTCGAGAGCGCGCGCATCAACCTGGGTTACGCCTCGGTCACCGCCCCGATCTCCGGGCGCGCCGGCAAGCAGCAGGTCACCGAAGGTGCGCTGGTCGGCCAGGGCGACGCCACGCTGCTGACCACCATCGACCAGATCGACTCGCTGTACGCCAACTTCTCGATGAGCTCGAGCGAGCTGCAGACGCTGCGTCAGGCCCAGGGCGACGGCAAGGTGCAGCTGGCCGGTGACGGCCAGCGCACGGTGCAGGTGATCCTGCCCGACGGCCAGGCCATCGACCAGACCGGCACGCTGGACTTCTCGGACACCGTCGTGGATCCGGCCACCGGCAGCGTGTCGCTGCGCGCCACCGTGCCCAATCCCGACCGCACCCTGCTGCCCGGCACGTTCGTCACCCTGCGCGCCACCCTCGGCGAGCAGAAGGGCGCGTTCCTGATCCCGCAGGGCGCGATCCAGCGCGACACGGTCAGCGCCTACGCCATGGTGATCGGCAAGGACGGCAACGTCGCTCGCAAGAACGTCACCACGCAGCAGGCCATCGGCGCGAACTGGCTGGTCACCGACGGCCTGGCCGCCGGCGACCAGGTGATCGTCGAGGGGCTGCAGAAGGTCAAGGAAGGCGCGCCGGCCAAGGGCGTCACCGCCGAACAGGCCGCCGCCGCGAAGGCCGCACAGGCCAAGGCCGCGCCGGCGCCAGGCAAGGCCGAGTAA